Proteins encoded within one genomic window of Halomonas sp. YLGW01:
- the casB gene encoding type I-E CRISPR-associated protein Cse2/CasB gives MNEAVADSRFDEDTPALAKEAKRARLLSDDERRVVRLWWQRLTLSDAEARERRLPPPWPRGVRAVLRRCATPEAAVLTEGFRKLWQMLDVDAAEPADMPAYRRRDMQAWASVATVLAELGSEKSAATLGHRFGEQKAETGKPLVSELRFQQLQQSHTSDELTRRLRRGLALVGKEGISAVNLADDILLWHREQASDLPRSRRTDDRLAFRWAHDYFTTLATYQRDAK, from the coding sequence ATGAATGAGGCAGTGGCAGACAGCCGTTTCGACGAGGACACCCCGGCGCTCGCCAAGGAGGCGAAGCGCGCACGCTTGCTGAGTGATGACGAACGTCGGGTGGTGCGCCTATGGTGGCAGCGGCTGACGCTGAGCGACGCCGAGGCTCGGGAGCGCCGGCTGCCGCCGCCATGGCCGCGTGGCGTCAGGGCGGTGCTGCGTCGTTGCGCAACACCGGAAGCCGCCGTGCTCACCGAAGGTTTCCGCAAGCTCTGGCAGATGCTGGATGTGGATGCCGCCGAACCTGCCGATATGCCCGCCTATCGGCGCCGCGACATGCAGGCCTGGGCGAGTGTCGCCACGGTGCTGGCCGAGCTAGGCTCCGAGAAATCCGCCGCGACCCTCGGCCACCGGTTCGGTGAGCAAAAGGCCGAAACCGGCAAGCCGCTGGTCAGCGAGCTGCGCTTCCAGCAGCTGCAGCAAAGCCACACCAGCGACGAATTGACCCGCCGGCTGCGGCGTGGCCTGGCGCTGGTTGGCAAAGAAGGCATCAGCGCGGTCAATCTCGCCGACGACATCCTGCTATGGCACCGGGAACAAGCGAGCGATCTGCCGCGTTCGCGGCGCACCGACGACCGTCTGGCCTTTCGCTGGGCCCACGACTATTTCACTACGCTGGCCACCTATCAGCGCGACGCGAAATGA
- the cas7e gene encoding type I-E CRISPR-associated protein Cas7/Cse4/CasC, whose amino-acid sequence MSHFIQLHLLTSYPPANLNRDDLGRPKTAIMGGAKRLRVSSQSLKRTWRTSSLFTEALSEYRGQRTKRLGKQAYDRLVERGMADKLAAQCAEKIAGVFGKLRKAGKGEAHEFEIEQLVHVGPEELAALDALVETLVAENRVPEENDLKLLRHTPAAADIALFGRMLAAVPEYNVEAACQVAHAITVHTAEVEDDYFTAVDDLNNGDEDRGAAHIGEAGFAAGLFYTYICIDRRQLVENLDGDSELAERAIAALADAATRTSPKGKQNSFGSRAYASYVLAEQGDQQPRSLSAAFLRPVAGQDQADEAVARLEAQASAFDGAYGAGAERRFVVAALPGYETPSLAGEVSKGTLGELVEWLKAGR is encoded by the coding sequence ATGAGCCACTTTATCCAGCTGCACCTGCTGACGTCCTACCCGCCGGCCAACCTCAATCGCGATGACCTGGGGCGGCCCAAGACCGCCATCATGGGCGGCGCCAAGCGTCTGCGGGTGTCGTCGCAGAGCCTCAAGCGTACCTGGCGCACCTCGTCGCTGTTCACCGAGGCGCTGAGCGAGTATCGCGGCCAGCGCACCAAGCGCTTGGGCAAGCAGGCCTACGATCGCCTGGTCGAGCGCGGCATGGCCGACAAGCTCGCCGCGCAGTGTGCCGAAAAGATCGCCGGCGTGTTCGGCAAGCTGCGCAAGGCGGGCAAGGGCGAGGCCCACGAGTTCGAGATCGAGCAGCTGGTGCACGTCGGTCCGGAAGAGCTGGCGGCGTTGGACGCCCTGGTCGAGACGCTGGTCGCCGAGAACCGCGTGCCGGAGGAAAACGACCTGAAGCTGCTGCGCCACACGCCGGCCGCCGCCGACATCGCCCTGTTCGGCCGCATGCTGGCGGCGGTGCCGGAGTACAACGTCGAGGCGGCCTGCCAGGTGGCGCATGCCATCACCGTGCACACCGCGGAAGTGGAAGACGACTACTTCACCGCCGTCGACGATCTCAATAATGGCGACGAGGATCGCGGCGCTGCCCACATCGGCGAGGCCGGCTTCGCCGCGGGCCTCTTCTACACCTATATCTGCATCGATCGCCGCCAGCTGGTCGAGAACCTCGACGGCGACAGCGAGCTGGCCGAGCGCGCCATCGCCGCACTGGCCGACGCAGCCACGCGCACCTCGCCCAAGGGCAAGCAGAACAGCTTCGGCTCCCGCGCCTACGCGAGCTATGTGCTCGCCGAGCAGGGCGACCAGCAGCCACGCTCGCTCTCGGCGGCCTTCCTGCGCCCGGTTGCCGGCCAGGATCAGGCGGATGAGGCCGTCGCGCGCCTCGAGGCTCAGGCCAGCGCGTTCGATGGCGCCTACGGCGCCGGCGCCGAGCGGCGCTTCGTCGTCGCCGCGCTGCCCGGCTATGAGACGCCGTCGCTCGCGGGCGAGGTGAGCAAGGGCACCCTGGGTGAGCTGGTCGAATGGCTCAAGGCCGGCCGTTAA
- the cas2e gene encoding type I-E CRISPR-associated endoribonuclease Cas2e — MAMLVVVTEAVPPRLRGRLAIWLLEIRAGVYVGDVSQRIREMIWEQVDALAEDGNVAMAWASNHESGFEFQTYGTNRREPIDHDGLRLVRFLPQEAN; from the coding sequence ATGGCCATGTTAGTTGTAGTGACCGAGGCCGTGCCGCCGCGTTTGCGCGGTAGGCTCGCTATCTGGCTGCTGGAAATTCGTGCTGGTGTCTACGTCGGCGATGTCAGCCAACGCATTCGCGAAATGATCTGGGAGCAGGTCGATGCGTTGGCCGAAGACGGTAACGTCGCCATGGCCTGGGCCAGTAACCACGAATCAGGCTTTGAATTTCAGACCTACGGTACCAACCGGCGTGAGCCTATCGATCATGACGGGCTGCGCTTGGTGCGCTTTTTACCCCAAGAAGCCAACTAA
- a CDS encoding glycerophosphodiester phosphodiesterase, with protein MNIAIRLPLATALALGLTAPLTAQADALEQQLADLQDFQIIAHRGASGHAPEHTWPAYEQAREMGADYLELDLHMSADGELMVIHDTTLDRTTDGEGKVKDFTLDELKALDAGAWFNAAHPERAQDAYAGAELLTLDEVIDRYGSDVRYYIETKSPERYPELQRALVETLEAEGLVASGSVVIQSFSRDSLQQVHALNADIPLVQLVWYSPAEDGEGLTEWTGVTPAPAEITDADFQAIAEYAVGVGPNVVYDGEDVIDESFVKQAHANGLLVHPYTINDPEQMQRLLDWGVDGMFTNFPDRLRALVE; from the coding sequence ATGAATATCGCCATTCGCCTCCCCCTCGCCACCGCCCTGGCCCTCGGGCTCACCGCCCCGCTCACGGCCCAGGCCGATGCCCTCGAGCAGCAGCTCGCCGACCTTCAGGACTTCCAGATCATCGCCCACCGTGGGGCCAGCGGCCATGCGCCGGAGCACACTTGGCCGGCCTACGAGCAGGCCCGCGAGATGGGTGCCGACTACCTCGAGCTGGACCTGCACATGAGTGCCGACGGCGAGCTGATGGTGATCCACGACACCACCCTGGATCGCACCACCGACGGCGAGGGCAAGGTGAAGGATTTCACCCTCGACGAACTCAAAGCGCTGGATGCCGGCGCTTGGTTCAACGCGGCTCACCCCGAGCGGGCCCAAGACGCCTACGCCGGCGCCGAGCTGCTGACCCTCGACGAGGTGATCGACCGCTACGGCAGTGACGTGCGCTATTACATCGAGACCAAGTCGCCGGAGCGCTACCCCGAGCTGCAGCGCGCCCTGGTCGAGACCCTGGAGGCCGAAGGGCTGGTCGCGTCCGGCTCGGTGGTCATCCAGTCGTTCAGCCGCGACAGCCTGCAGCAGGTCCACGCGCTCAACGCCGATATCCCGCTGGTGCAGCTGGTGTGGTACTCCCCCGCCGAGGACGGCGAGGGCCTGACCGAATGGACCGGCGTGACCCCGGCGCCCGCCGAGATCACCGACGCCGACTTTCAGGCCATCGCCGAGTACGCCGTGGGCGTCGGCCCCAACGTCGTCTATGACGGCGAAGACGTGATCGACGAAAGCTTCGTGAAGCAGGCCCACGCCAACGGCCTGCTGGTGCACCCCTACACCATCAACGACCCCGAGCAGATGCAGCGCCTGCTCGACTGGGGTGTGGACGGCATGTTTACCAACTTCCCGGACCGGTTGAGGGCGCTGGTGGAATAA
- the cas6e gene encoding type I-E CRISPR-associated protein Cas6/Cse3/CasE produces the protein MYLSRVRVDLNGLSRESLFEIMGGGAYAAHQLLWQLFPGHDGARPFLFRQEMEEGDASQNKAPKGLPLFYLLSDREPAASQGLLEVQCKPFAPTLAVGDQLAFRLRANPTVARRVAGAKHSPRSDVLMAAKKPFPPGQRTSTECVHAMDAAARDWLETRAEGSGFRLPVAPEVGAYRQHALNKPGRRDAIQFSSVDYEGLLEVTDPGRLIETLAQGVGRAKAFGCGLLLVRRP, from the coding sequence ATGTATCTCTCACGTGTGAGGGTCGACCTCAACGGGCTGTCCCGCGAAAGCCTGTTCGAGATCATGGGGGGCGGCGCTTATGCGGCCCACCAGCTGCTGTGGCAGCTGTTTCCGGGCCATGACGGCGCGCGCCCCTTCCTGTTCCGCCAGGAGATGGAAGAAGGGGACGCTAGCCAGAACAAGGCTCCCAAGGGACTGCCGCTATTCTATCTGCTCTCCGATCGCGAGCCGGCCGCCTCTCAGGGGCTGCTGGAGGTGCAATGCAAGCCCTTCGCCCCGACGCTAGCCGTCGGCGATCAGCTGGCCTTTCGGCTACGGGCCAACCCCACCGTGGCCAGGCGCGTGGCAGGCGCCAAGCACTCGCCGCGCAGCGACGTACTGATGGCGGCGAAGAAGCCCTTCCCACCCGGGCAGCGAACGAGCACCGAATGCGTGCATGCGATGGATGCCGCCGCACGCGACTGGCTCGAGACCCGCGCCGAGGGCAGTGGCTTTCGTCTGCCGGTGGCCCCAGAGGTGGGGGCCTATCGGCAGCACGCCCTGAACAAGCCCGGGCGGCGCGATGCTATCCAGTTCTCCAGCGTCGACTACGAGGGGCTGCTGGAGGTCACCGACCCAGGGCGGCTGATCGAGACCCTGGCGCAGGGAGTGGGGCGTGCCAAGGCCTTCGGCTGCGGCCTGCTGTTGGTGCGCCGCCCCTGA
- the cas5e gene encoding type I-E CRISPR-associated protein Cas5/CasD: MTEYLLFRLYAPLASWGEAAVGEMRPTATHPGRGAILGLLGAALGIRRDDDAGQQAFGDSVCIAVKQRSPGTLLRDYHTAQVPSTQAKVTYRTRSDELNAPRKAINTILSSRDYRCDGLWTVAVWSADGTTHLLEELQAALERPRFALFLGRKACPLAAPLAPRRVEAACLRDALDSSFPPLVGHSERAERLALGLTDEVMYAWEGGAERLDGEAHGVESNDVWDQPLNRRRWQFGPRVEYRRFARDANAKEAR; encoded by the coding sequence ATGACGGAATATCTGCTCTTTCGGCTCTATGCGCCGCTCGCCAGCTGGGGCGAGGCTGCGGTGGGCGAGATGCGCCCCACCGCCACCCACCCCGGGCGCGGCGCGATCCTCGGGCTGCTGGGCGCGGCGCTGGGCATCCGACGCGATGATGATGCCGGCCAGCAGGCGTTTGGCGACAGCGTGTGCATCGCCGTCAAGCAGCGCTCGCCCGGGACCCTGTTGCGGGATTATCACACCGCTCAAGTGCCCTCGACCCAGGCCAAGGTGACCTATCGCACCCGGAGTGACGAACTCAACGCGCCGCGCAAGGCCATCAATACGATTCTCTCCAGCCGCGACTATCGCTGCGACGGCCTTTGGACCGTCGCGGTATGGAGCGCTGACGGTACCACGCACTTGCTCGAGGAGCTGCAGGCAGCGCTCGAGCGCCCCCGCTTCGCGCTGTTTCTCGGGCGCAAGGCCTGCCCGCTGGCGGCGCCGCTGGCGCCTCGACGGGTCGAAGCCGCGTGCCTGCGAGACGCCCTGGACTCGAGCTTCCCGCCCTTGGTCGGCCACTCTGAGCGGGCCGAGCGCCTGGCGCTGGGCCTGACCGATGAGGTGATGTATGCCTGGGAAGGCGGCGCCGAACGCCTCGACGGCGAGGCCCACGGCGTGGAATCCAACGATGTCTGGGATCAACCGCTGAACCGTCGCCGCTGGCAGTTCGGGCCGCGCGTCGAGTATCGGCGCTTCGCCCGCGATGCCAACGCCAAGGAGGCGCGCTGA
- the cas1e gene encoding type I-E CRISPR-associated endonuclease Cas1e yields the protein MGFIPLKPIPEKDRMSMIFVGMGQIDVRDGAFVVIDEVNGERMHIPVGSVACLLLEPGTRVSHAAVKLAATVGTLLIWVGDAGVRLYSAGQPGGARSDKLLYQAKLALDDSLRLKVVRKMFELRFGEPPPSRRSIEQLRGMEGARVRKTYQMLAKQYGVKWKGRRYDPTQWESSDVANQCLSAATACLYGITEAAILAAGYAPAIGFLHTGKPQSFVYDIADIVKFETVVPAAFRIAARHPATPEREVRIACRDAFKQSRVLQRLIPMIEDVLAAGDIEPPPPAPEAMLPAIPEPASVGDQGHRSK from the coding sequence ATGGGGTTTATCCCGCTCAAGCCGATCCCCGAGAAGGACCGCATGTCGATGATCTTCGTCGGCATGGGGCAGATCGACGTACGCGATGGCGCCTTCGTCGTCATCGATGAGGTGAATGGCGAACGCATGCATATTCCCGTCGGCTCAGTGGCTTGTTTGCTGCTGGAGCCGGGCACCCGGGTCTCTCACGCTGCTGTCAAGCTGGCGGCTACAGTGGGCACCCTGCTGATCTGGGTGGGTGATGCGGGCGTACGCCTCTATAGCGCGGGTCAGCCCGGTGGCGCGCGTTCCGATAAGCTGCTTTATCAGGCGAAGCTGGCGCTGGATGACTCCCTGCGTTTGAAAGTCGTCCGCAAGATGTTCGAGCTGAGGTTCGGCGAACCACCACCGTCACGGCGTAGTATCGAACAGTTGCGCGGCATGGAAGGCGCTCGGGTGCGCAAGACCTATCAAATGCTGGCCAAACAGTATGGCGTGAAGTGGAAGGGTCGGCGTTATGACCCGACGCAATGGGAATCGTCAGATGTGGCCAATCAATGCCTATCTGCGGCCACGGCCTGCCTGTATGGCATCACCGAGGCCGCGATTCTGGCCGCAGGCTATGCCCCTGCCATCGGTTTTTTGCATACCGGAAAGCCCCAGAGCTTCGTCTATGACATTGCCGATATCGTCAAATTCGAGACCGTAGTGCCCGCCGCCTTTCGCATTGCTGCGCGTCATCCTGCGACCCCCGAGCGCGAGGTGCGCATTGCGTGTCGCGACGCCTTTAAGCAAAGCCGCGTGTTGCAGCGGCTGATCCCCATGATCGAAGACGTATTGGCAGCAGGCGATATCGAGCCACCGCCGCCAGCCCCGGAGGCCATGCTGCCTGCCATTCCCGAGCCCGCCTCCGTGGGCGACCAGGGGCACCGGAGCAAATGA
- a CDS encoding succinylglutamate desuccinylase/aspartoacylase family protein translates to MPLAPSFALPVLTAPTLAAAGASTITHSDATTWLRHALGGPTWLHLPGEDASRCRVITTLLHGNEPSGVLALHRWLGEAPRPRVSLAILVANVAAALAPPIFTHRIAPGGRDLNRCFRPPFGDASGELARRIAMDIAAWAPECVIDLHNTSGSGPAFAVALARDPAIERLASHFCDRLIVSDFRLGSLMELPLTAPTLADCPIFTLECGGARDPAALEVAADVYRRLGDWPDLAALTPAPGLEVLIHPLRVELRPGASLAYARGPEPGADITLWARIDTCNRGITDPTTCLGWLGEGGLRYLQAVDARGSDRLGELLCARNGRLYPRRPLRLFMATTNAEIARSDCLFYAVPE, encoded by the coding sequence ATGCCGCTCGCCCCGTCCTTCGCCCTGCCCGTGCTCACCGCACCAACGCTCGCCGCGGCAGGCGCCTCGACCATCACCCACAGCGACGCGACGACCTGGCTGCGCCACGCCCTCGGCGGGCCCACCTGGCTGCACCTGCCGGGGGAGGACGCGAGCCGCTGCCGGGTGATCACCACCCTGCTCCACGGCAACGAGCCCTCCGGCGTGCTGGCCCTGCACCGCTGGCTGGGCGAGGCGCCGCGCCCCAGGGTCAGCCTGGCGATCCTGGTGGCCAATGTCGCCGCCGCCCTCGCCCCGCCGATCTTCACCCATCGCATCGCCCCCGGCGGACGGGATCTCAACCGCTGCTTTCGCCCACCCTTTGGTGATGCCAGCGGCGAGCTGGCTCGGCGCATCGCCATGGACATCGCCGCCTGGGCACCGGAATGCGTGATCGACCTGCACAACACCTCCGGCAGCGGCCCGGCCTTCGCCGTCGCCCTGGCCCGCGACCCCGCCATCGAGCGCCTGGCGAGCCACTTCTGCGACCGACTGATCGTCTCGGACTTCCGGCTTGGCAGCCTGATGGAGCTGCCACTGACCGCCCCGACCCTCGCCGACTGCCCGATCTTCACCCTCGAATGCGGTGGCGCCCGGGACCCGGCCGCCCTCGAGGTGGCGGCCGACGTCTATCGTCGGCTCGGTGACTGGCCGGACCTCGCGGCCCTCACCCCCGCCCCCGGCCTCGAGGTGCTGATCCATCCGCTGCGGGTCGAACTGCGCCCCGGTGCTAGCCTCGCCTATGCCCGCGGCCCGGAGCCCGGCGCCGATATCACCCTCTGGGCCCGCATCGACACCTGCAACCGCGGTATCACCGACCCGACCACCTGCCTCGGCTGGCTCGGTGAGGGGGGCCTTCGCTACCTGCAGGCCGTCGACGCCCGAGGCAGCGACCGTCTGGGGGAGCTGCTCTGCGCGCGAAACGGCAGGCTCTACCCCCGCCGCCCACTGCGCCTGTTCATGGCCACCACCAACGCCGAGATCGCCCGCAGCGACTGCCTGTTCTACGCCGTGCCGGAGTGA
- a CDS encoding DUF4202 domain-containing protein, which yields MTDSSPYARALAALDALHAEDPRRVEAAGEHLPLELWHAGRMSAWLDALEEAPDELVRLAVRGQHLQRWQVPRGDYPEGRVGYLTWRRDQGKRAGETTAGLMREAGYAAEDAERVAAMIRKQGLGRDAGTQAVEDCACLVFLENYFTDFSRQVDHDHLIRIVQKTWKKMSPGAHELALGLPMSDEARRLVEEALAG from the coding sequence ATGACGGATTCGTCACCCTATGCACGAGCGCTGGCCGCGCTGGATGCCCTGCATGCCGAGGACCCGCGCCGGGTGGAGGCAGCGGGTGAGCACCTGCCGCTGGAGCTGTGGCATGCCGGTCGCATGAGCGCCTGGCTGGACGCGCTCGAGGAGGCGCCGGATGAACTGGTGCGGCTGGCGGTGCGGGGCCAGCACCTGCAGCGCTGGCAGGTGCCGCGCGGCGACTACCCGGAGGGCCGGGTGGGTTACCTCACCTGGCGCCGCGATCAGGGCAAGCGCGCCGGCGAGACGACGGCGGGCCTGATGCGCGAGGCCGGTTACGCGGCGGAAGACGCCGAGCGGGTGGCGGCGATGATCCGCAAGCAGGGGCTCGGGCGCGACGCGGGCACCCAGGCGGTGGAGGACTGCGCCTGCCTGGTGTTCCTGGAGAACTACTTCACCGACTTCTCCCGGCAGGTCGATCACGATCACCTGATCCGCATCGTGCAGAAGACGTGGAAGAAGATGTCGCCCGGGGCCCACGAACTGGCTCTGGGGCTGCCGATGAGCGACGAGGCGAGACGGCTGGTGGAGGAGGCGCTGGCGGGCTGA
- the casA gene encoding type I-E CRISPR-associated protein Cse1/CasA: MNLLSAPWLPFRHRDDSILYRPPAAIADPEVIDLAFPRADFQGAAYQWLIGLLQTALSPEDGMDWTERFEALPTEDELKDAFAPFAGAFALDGDGPRFMQDLDPLEQTAPSTVAALLIEAPGESTRKKNIDHFIKRGIADEICRDCTAIALFTMQISAPAGGAGVRVGLRGGGPLTTLILPDDPEASLWHKLWLNVLPPARITADGQAHTAPKADDAAIFPWMGPTRVSDKPGTEVLPGDVHPLHAYWAMPRRFRLLVEDSPCRCQLCGRQAEHRISEIRAKNYGANYDGAWRHPLTPYRCNPKKPQELPYSRKPQDDGLGYRHWAGFVLDDASDSGALPAAVVVDYLSDKVRINREDLQSGMAVERLLLPVRLWAFGYDMDNMKARGWYSLEMPLVAVPAEQQERLREWVKNFVGLAQEAAGKLRDQVKMAWFKRPQDAKGDLGYLDKQFYEATQADFFRVLRRLGEVLRDGGVEALVPAEAARDWYLALRRQALRLFDAHALSGPMEDMDMKRLVRARQFLLFWFLGGGKGRNSVAHFADRGGFDLRPLQHPVDDKEKAHE; the protein is encoded by the coding sequence TTGAATCTGTTAAGCGCCCCCTGGCTGCCGTTTCGCCACCGCGACGACAGCATTCTCTACCGTCCGCCGGCAGCCATCGCTGACCCCGAGGTCATCGATCTGGCCTTCCCGCGTGCTGATTTCCAGGGCGCGGCCTATCAATGGCTGATCGGTCTGCTGCAAACGGCCCTGTCCCCGGAAGATGGCATGGACTGGACCGAACGGTTCGAGGCACTCCCCACCGAAGACGAGCTGAAGGATGCCTTCGCTCCCTTTGCCGGCGCCTTCGCACTGGATGGCGATGGGCCGCGCTTCATGCAGGACCTGGACCCGCTGGAGCAAACGGCTCCCTCGACGGTAGCCGCGTTGTTGATCGAGGCACCCGGAGAAAGCACTCGAAAGAAGAACATCGATCACTTCATCAAGCGGGGGATCGCCGACGAGATCTGTCGGGACTGCACGGCCATTGCACTGTTCACCATGCAGATCAGCGCGCCGGCGGGTGGCGCCGGGGTCCGCGTCGGGCTGCGCGGCGGCGGACCACTGACTACCCTGATCCTGCCGGACGATCCCGAGGCCAGCCTGTGGCACAAGCTGTGGCTCAACGTCCTGCCGCCGGCGCGTATCACCGCCGACGGGCAGGCGCATACCGCCCCCAAGGCAGACGACGCCGCCATCTTCCCCTGGATGGGCCCGACACGGGTCAGTGACAAGCCAGGCACGGAAGTGCTGCCCGGCGATGTGCACCCGTTGCATGCCTATTGGGCCATGCCGCGGCGCTTTCGCCTGCTGGTGGAGGACAGCCCCTGTCGCTGTCAGCTCTGTGGTCGTCAGGCCGAGCATCGGATAAGCGAGATTCGTGCCAAGAACTATGGGGCCAACTATGACGGTGCCTGGCGGCACCCGCTGACGCCCTATCGCTGCAACCCCAAGAAGCCCCAGGAGCTGCCGTATTCCCGCAAGCCACAGGATGACGGCCTCGGCTATCGACACTGGGCAGGCTTCGTGCTCGACGATGCCAGCGACAGCGGGGCTCTGCCGGCGGCGGTGGTCGTCGATTACCTGTCCGACAAGGTGCGCATCAACCGGGAGGACCTGCAGTCGGGCATGGCCGTCGAGCGGTTGCTGTTGCCCGTCCGGCTGTGGGCCTTCGGCTATGACATGGACAATATGAAGGCGAGAGGCTGGTACAGCCTCGAGATGCCGCTGGTGGCCGTGCCCGCCGAGCAGCAGGAGCGGCTGCGAGAATGGGTGAAGAACTTCGTAGGGCTGGCCCAGGAAGCGGCCGGCAAGTTGCGTGACCAGGTCAAGATGGCCTGGTTCAAGCGCCCCCAGGATGCCAAGGGCGATCTTGGCTATCTCGACAAGCAGTTCTATGAGGCAACCCAGGCCGATTTCTTCCGCGTCCTGCGCCGCCTCGGCGAGGTACTGCGTGATGGTGGCGTTGAGGCTCTAGTGCCCGCGGAGGCGGCGCGGGACTGGTACCTCGCCCTGCGCCGTCAGGCGTTACGGCTGTTCGACGCCCACGCGCTGTCCGGCCCCATGGAGGACATGGACATGAAGCGCCTGGTGCGTGCGCGACAGTTCCTGCTGTTCTGGTTCCTGGGCGGCGGCAAGGGCCGCAATAGCGTGGCACATTTCGCCGATAGGGGTGGTTTTGACCTGCGCCCCTTGCAGCATCCGGTAGACGACAAGGAGAAGGCCCATGAATGA
- a CDS encoding glutamate--cysteine ligase, which translates to MGTNIDRERFTASDMKRFTARLHESLAVLRELLDQPSFGRGAPSLGAELETYIADDNGRVLPLNQRLIDEMQDPQVQLELNRFNIEYNLTPLPLAGAPFAALERQLVAALARLQGAATPHGGHIVPIGILPTLTRADLGAHAMSDSRRFRAMERQLKALRGEAFSIEIHGQDRLALKSSHVALEGANTSFQLHLRVEPERFADTFNTIQLITPLVLALAANSPLFLKQRLWDETRIALFKQSVDDRQRGSDAWRRPSRVAFGQGWVRRGAWELFAETVALHPPLLPVLGDTAPGAWRPGDPAPALGELRLHMGTVWPWNRAVYDPADGGHLRIEMRALPAGPTPRDMAANSALLLGLALGLRDDIEARLSALPFHYAEYNFYRAAQQGLSARLLWPHRQHHRLEEMPLATLLEDLLPHARAGLMAGGVSPADADAFLAVSEARLAARTSGATWQRGMLAAFEARGLSRSKACRHMLGRYRHEAATQRPVADWSTEA; encoded by the coding sequence ATGGGGACCAACATCGATCGGGAGCGGTTCACGGCATCCGACATGAAACGCTTCACCGCTCGCCTCCACGAGAGCCTCGCGGTGCTGCGCGAGCTGCTCGACCAGCCGAGCTTCGGGCGTGGCGCGCCAAGCCTCGGCGCCGAGCTCGAGACCTATATCGCCGATGACAACGGTCGCGTGCTGCCCCTCAACCAGCGGCTGATCGACGAGATGCAGGACCCTCAGGTGCAGCTCGAGCTGAACCGCTTCAATATCGAGTACAACCTGACGCCGCTGCCCCTGGCGGGCGCCCCCTTCGCCGCCCTGGAGCGCCAGCTCGTGGCGGCCCTGGCGCGGCTGCAGGGCGCCGCCACGCCTCACGGCGGGCATATCGTGCCGATCGGCATCCTGCCGACCCTGACCCGGGCCGATCTCGGCGCCCATGCGATGTCCGACAGCCGTCGCTTCCGGGCCATGGAGCGCCAGCTCAAGGCGCTGCGCGGCGAGGCCTTCAGCATCGAGATCCACGGCCAGGACCGACTGGCGCTGAAAAGCTCCCATGTCGCCCTGGAGGGCGCCAACACCTCCTTCCAGCTGCACCTGCGGGTGGAACCCGAGCGCTTCGCCGACACCTTCAACACCATACAGCTCATCACCCCGCTGGTGCTGGCACTGGCTGCCAATTCGCCGCTGTTCCTTAAGCAACGGCTGTGGGACGAGACCCGCATCGCCCTGTTCAAGCAGTCGGTGGACGACCGCCAGCGCGGAAGCGATGCCTGGCGACGCCCGTCGCGGGTGGCCTTCGGCCAGGGCTGGGTGCGCCGCGGGGCCTGGGAGCTGTTCGCCGAGACGGTCGCCCTGCACCCGCCGCTGCTGCCAGTGCTCGGCGACACCGCCCCCGGCGCCTGGCGGCCGGGCGACCCCGCCCCGGCGCTGGGCGAACTCCGGCTGCACATGGGCACCGTCTGGCCCTGGAACCGCGCCGTCTATGACCCCGCCGACGGCGGCCATTTGCGTATCGAGATGCGCGCCCTGCCGGCCGGCCCGACCCCGCGCGACATGGCCGCCAACAGCGCCCTGCTGCTCGGCCTGGCCCTCGGCTTGCGCGATGATATCGAGGCCCGACTCAGCGCCCTGCCCTTCCACTACGCGGAGTACAACTTCTACCGCGCTGCCCAGCAGGGCCTTTCGGCGCGGCTGCTGTGGCCTCATCGCCAGCATCACCGGCTCGAGGAGATGCCCCTCGCCACCCTGCTGGAGGACCTGCTGCCCCACGCCCGCGCCGGCCTGATGGCCGGCGGCGTCAGCCCCGCGGATGCCGATGCCTTCCTCGCGGTGAGCGAGGCGCGCTTGGCGGCACGTACCAGCGGCGCCACCTGGCAGCGCGGCATGCTGGCGGCCTTCGAGGCGCGCGGCCTGTCCCGAAGCAAGGCCTGCCGGCACATGCTCGGGCGCTACCGCCATGAGGCCGCGACCCAGCGCCCGGTGGCCGACTGGTCGACGGAGGCCTGA